In the Agelaius phoeniceus isolate bAgePho1 chromosome 11, bAgePho1.hap1, whole genome shotgun sequence genome, one interval contains:
- the LOC143695039 gene encoding uncharacterized protein LOC143695039, whose translation MLQRRGLQPGSPRGCSGADRAGAWIGPTWLTAADPAETKPATDPGCSGGSRAESGQPGMGQTGPPLGAVSAVPTVHTAGRTPRPFRRHGQRSGRGPGGRDRDRRTGTDGPGRSRHRGWGSRERVGEQTGMDEQHNTATLTARPDSNPHTAAQ comes from the exons atgctccaaaggcggggtctgcagccggGATCGCCCAGGGGCTGTTCCGGTGCAGACCGAGCTGGAGCGTGGATCGGCCCCACGTGGCTCacggcggctgatccggcagagaCAAAGCCGGCGACTGACCCCGGCTGCAGCGGCGGGAGccgagcagagtcagggcagccggggatgggacagaCGGGACCCCCCCTCGGTGCGGTCAGCGCGGTACCCACGGTGCACACGGCAGGACGGACCCCCCGCCCCTTCCGCCGGCACGgccagcggagcggccgcgggccagGCGGCCGGGACCGGGACAGACGGACCGGGACAGACGGACCGGGCCGGAgccggcacaggggctggggcagccgcgAACGAGTGGGGGAACAAACGGGAATGGATGAG cagcacaacacagcaaCCCTAACAGCGAGACCAGACAGCAACCCTCACACAGCAGCGCAATGA